One Parachlamydia sp. AcF125 DNA segment encodes these proteins:
- the rho gene encoding transcription termination factor Rho — translation MTITENSQPEVSSSKEQEPVAGEITRIADIQRMNIDQLNQYGKKIGLKHLGSLTKSQMVFEIVKAISENPHEVLYGEGVLEVLPDGFGFLRSTNYNYLPSAEDIYVSPAQIRRFDLKKGDTVCGTIRPPKDKEKYFALLKVDKINGKSPEKARERILFENLTPLYPNERIVMETTKDKLSTRVLDLAAPIGKGQRGLIVAPPRSGKTMVLQSMANAIATNNPEIVLIVLLIDERPEEVTDMQRIVKGEVISSTFDEPPERHVQVAEMAIEKARRLVEHGRDVVILLDSITRLARAYNTIQPHSGKILTGGIDANALHKPKRFFGAARNIEQGGSLTIIATALIETGSRMDEVIFEEFKGTGNMELVLDRRLADRRLYPAIDLIKSGTRKEELLYHPSELEKIYLLRQAVADLAAVDAMNLLLGRLKKTNSNVEFLLSMKE, via the coding sequence ATGACTATAACTGAAAACTCTCAACCCGAAGTCTCTTCTTCAAAAGAACAGGAGCCTGTCGCTGGAGAAATTACGCGTATTGCAGATATTCAGCGCATGAATATCGATCAGCTTAATCAATATGGGAAGAAAATTGGATTAAAGCATTTAGGCTCTTTGACAAAATCGCAAATGGTTTTTGAGATTGTAAAAGCCATTTCCGAAAATCCTCATGAGGTTCTTTATGGCGAAGGTGTCTTAGAAGTTTTACCTGATGGCTTTGGATTTCTCCGTTCAACAAATTACAATTATCTCCCTTCGGCAGAGGATATCTATGTTTCTCCAGCCCAAATTCGCCGTTTCGATTTAAAAAAAGGAGACACCGTTTGTGGGACAATTCGCCCTCCGAAAGATAAAGAAAAATACTTTGCCCTTTTAAAAGTCGACAAGATTAATGGAAAATCTCCTGAAAAAGCGCGTGAAAGAATTTTATTTGAAAATTTGACTCCGCTTTATCCAAACGAGCGGATCGTCATGGAGACCACCAAAGACAAGCTTTCTACTCGTGTCTTGGACCTTGCGGCTCCCATTGGTAAAGGGCAGCGGGGATTAATTGTGGCGCCTCCTCGTTCCGGAAAAACCATGGTTTTACAATCCATGGCGAATGCCATTGCCACAAATAATCCTGAAATTGTTCTGATTGTTTTGCTGATCGATGAGCGTCCAGAAGAGGTCACAGACATGCAGCGTATCGTGAAAGGGGAAGTGATTTCCTCTACCTTTGACGAACCGCCAGAGAGACACGTTCAAGTGGCAGAAATGGCTATTGAGAAAGCTAGAAGACTGGTGGAGCATGGACGGGATGTGGTGATTCTTTTAGATTCGATCACCCGTTTAGCAAGAGCTTATAACACCATTCAACCTCATTCTGGAAAAATCTTAACGGGCGGTATTGATGCGAATGCTCTGCATAAACCTAAACGCTTTTTTGGAGCTGCGCGCAACATTGAACAGGGAGGGTCGTTGACTATCATCGCCACAGCCCTTATCGAGACCGGATCCCGCATGGATGAGGTGATTTTCGAGGAATTTAAAGGCACAGGCAACATGGAGCTTGTTTTGGATCGTCGCCTAGCCGATCGTCGTCTTTACCCCGCTATTGACCTGATTAAGAGTGGGACTCGTAAGGAAGAGCTTCTTTACCATCCAAGTGAGTTAGAGAAAATTTACCTGCTGCGCCAAGCTGTAGCAGACTTAGCTGCAGTCGATGCCATGAATCTATTGCTTGGACGTTTAAAGAAAACAAACAGCAACGTCGAGTTTCTTCTTTCCATGAAAGAATAA
- the polA gene encoding DNA polymerase I → MHNLYVLDASGFLYRSYFAIRNMTNKQGESTNALFGFIRSVLKLFKDFNPEHLVAVFDGPNNAKKRVALYSAYKAHRSAMPPDLRYQIGWAQEFCSLMGIPFLSVPEVEADDTMGTVAKWGEQQGATVYLCTSDKDMAQLVNPHIFLLNTHKDNTLLDVEGIEKEWGVLPHQMIDLLAMTGDASDNIPGLSGFGEKTTVALLKQFGSLDYILSHPDEIPGKKKQETIRAEADLALISRELVTLDLSVDIPKETSFYRKTSPVMEPLKVFYTRMNFNSLLRELGQEEPAEIPAELGKENVEYELIDEPEAFETLIKKLSAAKEICFDTETTHVQPLKAEIVGIGFGTRPKKAWYVPLNGKLGKQRVLEKVKPLFENPSIGFYGHNVKYDWHILQNEGIHIQNLCFDTILASYILNAHSRQHSLEVLALEYFGKVTIPISDLIGKGKNVLSMQEVPIERVSEYCCEDVDFTCRLKEVLEKQLEERGLQSLFHQIELPLLRVLAKMERRGIYIDIPYLQRLSKELMQELKVLQQSIYAEAGEEFNLNSPKQVSELLFIKLGIPAPKKTATGLSTSAEVLEFLKNDYPLAGKILEYRLLEKLRSTYVDALPSQLDSKTHRIHSTFNQSVAATGRLSSQDPNLQNIPIRSEEGRKIRAAFRPEKEGWSFLSADYSQIELRLLAHLSEDPVLMAAFQNNEDIHSYTAASMFGVPLEQVSKEQRYQAKAINFGIIYGQQAFGLARELGIEVRQASAFIAMYFQRYPKIKEYLEKSKEDARVQGKAITLTGRERVIPEILSKNMQIRAAAERLAINAPLQGTAADLIKIAMLKMDEEIEKRHLKGYMILQIHDELIFEVPDEEIPLFSQLVPEVMQGVMRLNVPLVVDIHIGKNWKEC, encoded by the coding sequence ATGCATAACCTTTACGTTCTAGATGCTTCAGGCTTTTTATATCGCTCCTATTTTGCCATCCGAAATATGACTAATAAGCAGGGAGAGTCGACCAATGCCCTATTTGGTTTTATTCGCTCAGTATTAAAGTTATTCAAAGATTTCAACCCCGAGCATTTAGTCGCCGTATTTGATGGACCGAATAATGCCAAGAAGCGGGTGGCTTTGTATTCCGCTTATAAAGCGCATCGCTCAGCGATGCCCCCTGACCTACGTTACCAAATTGGCTGGGCGCAAGAATTTTGCTCTTTAATGGGAATTCCCTTTCTTTCTGTTCCCGAAGTAGAGGCAGATGACACGATGGGAACGGTTGCAAAGTGGGGGGAACAGCAAGGGGCAACTGTTTATCTTTGCACAAGCGATAAAGATATGGCCCAACTGGTAAATCCACATATTTTTCTTCTCAATACCCATAAAGACAATACTCTGTTGGATGTGGAAGGAATCGAAAAGGAATGGGGGGTGCTTCCCCATCAAATGATTGATTTGCTTGCCATGACCGGTGACGCCTCAGATAACATTCCTGGCCTTTCAGGCTTTGGCGAGAAAACAACAGTAGCTCTTCTCAAGCAATTTGGTTCTTTGGACTATATTTTAAGCCATCCAGATGAGATACCGGGGAAGAAAAAGCAAGAAACCATTCGAGCAGAAGCTGATTTGGCCCTTATAAGTCGAGAATTAGTCACGCTTGATTTGAGTGTTGACATCCCCAAGGAAACTTCATTCTACCGGAAAACTTCCCCCGTTATGGAGCCTTTGAAGGTTTTTTATACGCGCATGAATTTTAATTCGTTATTGCGCGAGCTTGGGCAAGAAGAGCCTGCGGAGATCCCCGCTGAGCTGGGAAAAGAAAACGTTGAATATGAGCTTATTGATGAACCAGAGGCTTTTGAAACCCTGATCAAAAAGCTTTCTGCCGCAAAAGAAATTTGCTTTGATACAGAAACGACCCATGTTCAACCTTTAAAGGCCGAAATTGTAGGAATTGGTTTTGGGACCCGTCCTAAAAAAGCTTGGTATGTCCCGCTGAATGGAAAGCTTGGAAAACAAAGAGTTTTGGAAAAAGTAAAGCCTCTTTTTGAAAACCCTTCCATTGGCTTTTATGGGCATAATGTGAAATATGATTGGCACATTTTACAAAATGAAGGCATTCATATTCAAAACCTTTGTTTTGACACCATTTTAGCCTCTTATATTTTAAATGCACATAGCCGACAACACTCCTTAGAAGTCTTAGCTTTAGAATACTTTGGAAAAGTGACCATTCCGATTAGCGATTTAATTGGAAAAGGAAAAAATGTATTGAGTATGCAAGAAGTTCCCATTGAACGGGTTTCAGAGTATTGCTGCGAAGACGTAGATTTTACCTGTCGCTTAAAGGAAGTTTTAGAAAAACAATTAGAGGAACGGGGATTACAGTCGCTGTTTCATCAAATTGAACTGCCCTTACTGCGCGTATTAGCAAAAATGGAGCGTAGAGGTATTTATATAGATATCCCTTATTTGCAACGGCTTTCAAAAGAGCTTATGCAGGAGCTAAAAGTTTTGCAACAATCCATTTATGCCGAGGCCGGTGAAGAATTTAATCTCAATTCTCCCAAACAAGTGAGTGAATTATTATTCATAAAATTAGGCATTCCTGCCCCCAAAAAAACGGCTACGGGTCTCTCAACCAGTGCCGAAGTATTAGAGTTTTTGAAAAACGACTATCCCTTAGCAGGAAAAATTTTAGAGTACCGATTATTAGAAAAATTGCGCTCCACGTATGTGGATGCACTTCCCTCTCAGTTAGATTCTAAAACTCATCGCATTCATTCCACCTTTAATCAATCTGTAGCTGCTACAGGGCGTCTTTCCTCTCAAGATCCAAATTTGCAAAATATCCCTATCCGGTCAGAAGAAGGGCGTAAGATTCGCGCCGCTTTTCGACCTGAAAAAGAGGGGTGGAGCTTTCTTTCTGCTGACTATTCCCAAATTGAATTGCGCCTTTTAGCTCATTTGAGTGAGGACCCCGTATTAATGGCGGCTTTTCAAAACAATGAAGATATTCACTCCTACACAGCAGCTTCGATGTTTGGGGTTCCTTTAGAGCAAGTTTCAAAAGAGCAGCGCTATCAAGCAAAAGCGATTAATTTTGGAATTATTTATGGACAGCAAGCTTTTGGACTAGCTAGGGAGCTAGGGATTGAGGTCAGGCAAGCTTCTGCTTTTATCGCCATGTATTTTCAGCGGTATCCAAAAATTAAAGAATATCTGGAGAAAAGTAAAGAAGATGCTCGCGTCCAGGGCAAGGCGATCACCTTGACAGGCAGAGAAAGAGTTATACCTGAAATTTTAAGTAAAAATATGCAAATACGCGCAGCTGCAGAGCGTTTAGCTATCAATGCCCCTTTACAGGGAACTGCGGCAGATCTCATCAAAATTGCCATGTTGAAAATGGATGAAGAAATCGAGAAGAGACATTTGAAAGGTTATATGATTTTGCAAATCCATGACGAGTTAATTTTTGAAGTCCCTGATGAGGAAATTCCTCTTTTTTCTCAACTAGTTCCAGAGGTAATGCAAGGGGTGATGCGATTAAATGTCCCTTTAGTTGTTGACATCCATATTGGCAAAAATTGGAAAGAATGTTAG
- the coaE gene encoding dephospho-CoA kinase (Dephospho-CoA kinase (CoaE) performs the final step in coenzyme A biosynthesis.), translated as MLGYRKIAVTGGLSSGKSSVCRFFKDLGAYVVSADLIVHQLLSPETAPGQKVIRLLGEEILVDRQIDRLKVAQKVFNNPELLKSLEKILHPAVLDEIERNYQTAYREQKTSLFMAEVPLLFEIGAEKRYDCAIAILADPKVSQQRFMDATGLDAIAYDKRMAQQLSPYEKAYKADYVIINNGNLADVQEMVKILFDQLTQ; from the coding sequence ATGTTAGGATATAGAAAAATAGCTGTAACAGGCGGTCTTTCTTCTGGCAAATCGTCGGTTTGTCGTTTCTTTAAGGACCTTGGCGCATATGTGGTCAGCGCCGATTTAATAGTCCACCAACTTTTATCTCCAGAAACAGCCCCAGGTCAAAAAGTCATCCGTCTTTTGGGGGAGGAGATCTTAGTTGATCGGCAGATCGATCGTCTTAAAGTTGCCCAAAAGGTTTTTAATAACCCGGAGCTTTTAAAATCATTGGAAAAAATTTTGCACCCAGCTGTTTTGGATGAAATTGAAAGAAATTATCAAACTGCCTATCGCGAGCAGAAAACCTCCCTTTTTATGGCAGAAGTTCCTTTACTATTCGAAATAGGAGCTGAAAAGAGGTATGACTGTGCGATCGCGATTCTGGCAGATCCTAAAGTTTCCCAACAACGTTTTATGGATGCAACAGGATTAGATGCTATAGCTTACGATAAACGGATGGCCCAACAGCTATCTCCTTATGAAAAAGCCTATAAAGCGGATTACGTGATTATCAACAATGGTAATCTAGCTGATGTGCAAGAGATGGTAAAAATACTTTTTGATCAATTAACCCAATAA